The genomic segment CTTTATACTAATTGGGGAACGGGAGTACATGATCACAATGTTTATCGCTTCAACCCCAAGACAAAAACCTTTGCTGACCGATATAAGCATAATGAAAATGATTACGGAAAAGGGGAATGGAAAACAACGGTTGAAAAGATCGACCCTAAAAATGATCCCTTATCCGTTCAAACTACGGACAATAAGATCCGGCATCTTACTCAAATTAACTTTGACGAATATCTTGTGCAGATCAATTGGGTCAATGAATGCACTTCAAGCATGACAATAATAAAAAAGAAGTCGCATTTTGTATATGATGGTATTTCCACTCCAGCTCCAAATAGGGTAATTCAAACCATTCCCTTGGAGGAAGATACCGATAACCTGCATATCGACTCCGGCGTGCTTGCAAACGGAAGCTATCTAAAAATGAAAGATTTAGATGAAGATGGGTATAAGGATTTATGGCTTCTTACTTCATGGGGATCGGAAGTTTGGCACCACAAGATTTATCGCTTCAACCCCAAGAAAGCAACCTTTGTCTACTTGAAAGAGGTCGTAGAAAAAGTTAAACATTAAAATGGCTGAAGGAGAGTCATGAAAGAGCTTAAATTTTAAGTTCAAGATAAGACTAAATAGGAGATAAAAACAAACCTCATGATAAAACAATACAAACCAGTAAAAGTTGTAAACTTCATTGCTTGCATGGTGACTTTAGTAATCGCTTTTGGAACGTCCTGCTCCCGTGATCCCAATCCCGTGGATGGAATAATCAAAATAGATGCAGCAAAGGGTGTTGTCAGCGTGTCTCCTGGAGACATGGAAAAAATCAAGGAGAAGATCCCAGTCGGAGACAGCAGAGCAAGTAGGAGCTACTTAAAAGTCAATGATAAAGAAACGGTCAAGGTGTCCGGCTCGGGAAGCAATTCGGCAGTCTTTATTTCGGAAGAGACTCCGGAAATGGTCAACTTCTACATAAAGGGAACAAAAGATTTTGTCGAAAAGGTGATCGCCAAAGTTCATGAAATCACCGGCGTCAGCTTGTCATTGAACCGTTTTGAACTGATCGCTGAAACAAAAACTTATCCGGCCTTTCGGGAAACCGAATTTTCCGTTCTAGAAAAAGAACTAGGCAAGAATATGACCTCATTGAGTCGATCCAGTTCCTCCTTCAATGAGGTAAAAACCATTAAGGCCACCTTTGAAAACGGAATTCAAGAGGTTCGATTAAAATTCTCTGAGGAATTCTCCTCTCTCAAGATCACAATCGAAGGGGACCAACAGTTCGTAGATCGGATAAAGGCTCTAATCGAGAAATCAAAGAAATCGGAAACTTAGAGTCAATATTCGGGTTAGAGAGTAATATTATTCTCTCGAAGAGGGATATACGTGATCAACTTGGGGCGAAAGCAGTGAAGCCAGAGAGTGATCTACAAACTCAGCTCCGTCCTCGCAGAGGGCGTACTGGAGGAGGTATTGGCCGTCTTCGATGACCGAGGGGGTTTTATATCCATTCCTCCAGGCTAAACCCCGGAGCTAATCACGTTTGCCGCCTTCGGCGACATAAACTGACTAAATCAATCCCTCGAAAAGCAATGTAACTTGGAGACAATTTCAGGTCACAGTATCCCTCTGAGAGGGATAAACGTCATTAACTTGGGGTGGACGCAGTGAACCCCGAGATATAACACGCCTATATATCCGTCCTCGCAGAGGGCGTACTGGAGGAGGTATTGGCCGTCTTCGATGACCGAGGGGATATATCCATTCCTCCGAGCTAAACCCCTGAGTTAATAACATTTGCCACCATCGGCGATATGGATAAAATAAGAGCAGACGGGATCATTTTTGATAAGCATTATGCCACTTCGTGCACTCATTTCATTTGTTGGCTTGTTTTTTTGAGGATGAGTTTTTACACCCCACTGTGTAGTATCTAAAAAATAAAGACGAAAAAAGTGCTATAAGTACATGTGCTTTATTTGCTAAAAGATTACTGTTCTGAACTCACAATGGCGACCATCGCCAAAAGTGGAACTTTCCCGTCGAATTCAATTCGAATGTCTTCTTTTGAACCGAAGTGAGCGTCATTGATCTTTATAGTATGCCGCGTCCATTTGGGGCTTTTAGCATGGACAAACTTCTTCGGCTTTCCGGCTTTTATGCCACTTTTTGTACGGTAGTACGTTTTGAGCGTGCAGTCAGTATCAAGGTAAAACTCCATCACAATAGAGAGATCTTTCTTAAGCCCCGCTTTAAAATCCGGGTCCGTTACCTTCAAACGGTATGAGCCATCGGTGCTTCGCACTGAAACAATGCGGCGCCCGTCTTTAGGGTTTTTGCCTCCCACAATACTCATGGCTTCCTCCTTTTTGATATTCTTCATATCCATTTCAAGACCGTACATTTTAGGATCTTTCTGATTAAGGTCGGCAAGAGCAAAAACAGTTTCAAACTTGTTATCAGTGCGGTAGGCATCTGCGGCAGAGTTCAAAAAACCAAACGAAAATAAACAGTCCTTCATTGAAACACGACCTTTGTTCTCAAAGGCGGTAAAATGGGATCTTGCCCCGCTTGACTGCATAGTTATTTTGCCCTTAGGCCCGCAGAAAATATTGGCAGCAGCACGAGCGCAGGGGCCGGTTATGAAGGAAAGCTGCGTAAAGAGATGACCGCCATCGACATGCCAGGTTTCGTCAGAAGTCCCCATGGTTTCACAAGCCAATAATCGCACCTGCCCTTTAAAGCTCGGAAGCAGCTTTATGCCAGAGCTCCCTTTTCTATCTCCAATGACATTTATATTGCACTTGGAAGCAATAAGATCAAAGCTCTTTGCGCCATTTTTAAATGTATACCCATGCACTTGCTGCTCACCGCCAATCATCAAGGTCTGTCCGCTGGAGTTATCAATGGTGGCAAAAGTACCAGATGAATGATTAAAAATACTCAGGAGTGAATAATTATCGCAATTTTTCAGCGTGATGGTTTCATAAATTTTATTAACCTCCCATTTAAACTGCTCCAGATCAGATGATTTCGGGCAGCCGGGCAACCAGACGCCACGCCAGAAATCCGGCTTGATATGAACATTTTGTATCCGACCTCCAGAGCAATTATTTGCCTGATATGTCTTTCTCATCCCGCCCAAAAAACTGTATTCAACCAGGTGATCATCACCATTGAGTTCTGCTCCCAGGTATGGGTTAGCGCCTGAGCAGTCAATGATATAGTTCTTTTTCCCATTTGCTCGTATCATAAATGGATATTTCTTGAATTTCTTAAAATCCTGCTTGGGATAGAAAAACCCGATCCCGCGCAATCCACTGCCATCACCCATCGTAACAAATGCTGTGTCATTTTCATCGCCTTCAGCTACTTCAATAAAAATAAGGGAGCCCAGCTGCTGGCCCGGTTTGCCGTTGGTTATATAGCGCCCACCGGAATTACCCCGCAATTCAATCCCCTTACCAAGATCCAGGTTATCGCTTACCCGGTATTCACCACCCGGGACTAAAACAATACCGCCAAGGTTCTTTTTAGCTGCTGCAATAGCGGCCTGGAAAGCTTTCGTGTCATCTGAAGAACGATTCCCTTTTGCACCGTAATCTTTCACATTAAATAGTGTCGTCTTTGCCGGCTTACGCACCCGATCGTATTTATTATTAAACACCGGTATTTTATCGGCATAAGTGTGTTCACTGAAAGACGTTCGTCTACCGGTAATATTTTTTTCACCTAAGACCTTGCAATTCAACAGTTTTGCAGCGCCATTTTTAATTGAGATAGCTTTATTACCCCCTTTAAGCGTGCAAGAAAGGAGCTCGTATTTGGTATTGTCTTTTCCCCATATGCCGTAATTAGAGCCTTCAAAAGTAGATCCTACAATCAGAAAACCCTTAGAATCATCAACATACAAAGCATCATAACAATCTGTAACTGATACATAACATATCTCTCCACTGGCATCATCCCCTGAAGCACCTTTCTCAAAATGAAGTCCTTTTTTGAAGCCTGATATTTTAGAGAAACCAAAATAAAACCCATCCATCTCCTTAATGTTCACAGCCGTCCCATGATTTTTCATATAACTGCGATGTGCCCCATCTTTGCCGGGGCTCCCAGGCAGACCGGACCATGTCCAATAATCTGGTGAAAAATGAATTGAGTCATAACGCGAAACAGCGAAACTCCTGTCTGCGGTTAAGCCCACATTTAGCGGAGAGCCGTAAAGACCGCGAATACAGCAGGTCCCGGATCGTGATAGATCGATCCCCTTATAGGGGTTAATTAAATTAATATTTTCAAGGGTGACAGGCGAAGCTGCACTC from the Lentisphaera araneosa HTCC2155 genome contains:
- a CDS encoding glycosyl hydrolase family 28-related protein — protein: MKVRTRTPLKPSRFIFSLLLILLSVTYCMAASADGVEIHFPSSKDPKVTCTLTGLTGYNSADAQKAINKGKFGDYLKGLSSAKLGGKRNYGVGDSNVDANEALVLTVTEVNIGEDEALLFTGAATQGYDDEDSSDFICYDVSDNEVLHSEFDRKGKKNKWFRSAQFLEKGDVIILAAGASGKPQWRFMKAYAKVTVKKTPGGKWRVIPEDPRFPTDDVIVAFCDVSDARYKLPANTEKQDCTAAIQAALDDASAAGGGTVFLPEGKYRVEGTLNFYPNVFLRGRWRKITAENNFAGSLIIVHNKSDQPTIQLKGGGCGLGDLSFWRPDQKVTKDTASEHPFIISSAASPVTLENINLINPYKGIDLSRSGTCCIRGLYGSPLNVGLTADRSFAVSRYDSIHFSPDYWTWSGLPGSPGKDGAHRSYMKNHGTAVNIKEMDGFYFGFSKISGFKKGLHFEKGASGDDASGEICYVSVTDCYDALYVDDSKGFLIVGSTFEGSNYGIWGKDNTKYELLSCTLKGGNKAISIKNGAAKLLNCKVLGEKNITGRRTSFSEHTYADKIPVFNNKYDRVRKPAKTTLFNVKDYGAKGNRSSDDTKAFQAAIAAAKKNLGGIVLVPGGEYRVSDNLDLGKGIELRGNSGGRYITNGKPGQQLGSLIFIEVAEGDENDTAFVTMGDGSGLRGIGFFYPKQDFKKFKKYPFMIRANGKKNYIIDCSGANPYLGAELNGDDHLVEYSFLGGMRKTYQANNCSGGRIQNVHIKPDFWRGVWLPGCPKSSDLEQFKWEVNKIYETITLKNCDNYSLLSIFNHSSGTFATIDNSSGQTLMIGGEQQVHGYTFKNGAKSFDLIASKCNINVIGDRKGSSGIKLLPSFKGQVRLLACETMGTSDETWHVDGGHLFTQLSFITGPCARAAANIFCGPKGKITMQSSGARSHFTAFENKGRVSMKDCLFSFGFLNSAADAYRTDNKFETVFALADLNQKDPKMYGLEMDMKNIKKEEAMSIVGGKNPKDGRRIVSVRSTDGSYRLKVTDPDFKAGLKKDLSIVMEFYLDTDCTLKTYYRTKSGIKAGKPKKFVHAKSPKWTRHTIKINDAHFGSKEDIRIEFDGKVPLLAMVAIVSSEQ